A section of the Nerophis ophidion isolate RoL-2023_Sa linkage group LG16, RoL_Noph_v1.0, whole genome shotgun sequence genome encodes:
- the LOC133535701 gene encoding cAMP-regulated phosphoprotein 19-like → MDDKVVSTEKAEEAKIKVMHPNLGARPGGSHFLRKRLQKGLKYFDSGDYNMAKAKMKNKHLPSAPTEKAQITGGHIPTHQDLPQRKTSIATSKLAER, encoded by the exons ATGGATGACAAAGTTGTCAGTACAGAGAAAGCAGAAGAAGCCAAGATAAAGGTCATGCATCCCAATCTTGGAGCTAGACCGGGAGGTTCACATTTTCTGAGAAAACGACTTCAGAAAGGGCTAAAGTATTTTGATTCTGGCgattac aacaTGGCCAAggccaaaatgaagaataaacACTTGCCATCAGCCCCAACAGAGAAGGCTCAGATCACAGGTGGTCACATCCCGACACATCAGGACCTGCCTCAGAGAAAGACCTCTATTGCGACAAGCAAACTGGCTGAGAGATGA